In Indicator indicator isolate 239-I01 chromosome 20, UM_Iind_1.1, whole genome shotgun sequence, a genomic segment contains:
- the ITGB1 gene encoding LOW QUALITY PROTEIN: integrin beta-1 (The sequence of the model RefSeq protein was modified relative to this genomic sequence to represent the inferred CDS: inserted 2 bases in 1 codon), with product MQLFSCLLVTINFVSWXFVFQINVKLLTWAGILCCLIWNGFAQQGGSDCIKANAKHCGECIQAGPNCGWCKKPDFLQEGEPTSARCDDLAALKSKGCPVEEIENPRGSKQVLEDREVTNRKIGAAEKLDPQDITQIQPQKLVLKLRVGEPQTFSLKFKRAEDYPIDLYYLMDLSYSMKDDLENVKSLGTALMLEMEKITSDFRIGFGSFVEKTVMPYISTTPAKLRNPCTGDQNCTSPFSYKNVLSLTSEGNKFNELVGKQHISGNLDSPEGGFDAIMQVAVCGEQIGWRNVTRLLVFSTDAGFHFAGDGKLGGIVLPNDGKCHLENNMYTMSHYYDYPSIAHLVQKLSENNIQTIFAVTEEFQAVYKELKNLIPKSAVGTLSSNSSNVIQLIIDAYNSLSSEVILENTKLPKGVTISYKSFCKNGVNDTQEDGRKCSNISIGDEVKFEINVTANECPQKGQNETTTTIRIKPLGFTEEVEINLQFICECQCQGEGEPNSPICHEGNGTFECGACRCNEGRIGRLCECSTDEVNSEDMDAYCRRENSTEICSNNGECICGQCVCKKRENTNEVYSGKYCECDNFNCDRSNGLICGGNGICKCRVCECFPNFTGSACDCSLDTTPCMASNGQICNGRGTCECGTCNCTDPKFQGPTCEMCQTCLGVCAEHKDCVQCRAFDKGEKKEICSQECMYFNMTRVENRDKLPQPGQPDPLSHCKEKDVDDCWFYFTYSVNSNGEANVHVVETPECPSGPDIIPIVAGVVAGIVLIGLALLLIWKLLMIIHDRREFAKFEKEKMNAKWDTGENPIYKSAVTTVVNPKYEGK from the exons ATGCAACTTTTTTCCTGCCTACTTGTTACAATAAATTTTGTCTCCTG TTTTGTATTTCAGATTAATGTAAAATTGCTCACATGGGCTGGCATCCTCTGTTGCTTGATATGGAATGGATTTGCTCAGCAAG GTGGAAGTGACTGTATAAAAGCTAACGCAAAACACTGTGGTGAATGTATACAAGCAGGGCCAAACTGTGGTTGGTGTAAAAAACCA GACTTTTTGCAAGAAGGAGAACCAACGTCTGCCCGATGCGATGACTTGGCAGCACTAAAGAGCAAAGGCTGCCCTGTGGAAGAGATTGAAAATCCCAGGGGGAGCAAACAGGTGCTCGAAGACAGAGAAGTAACAAATCGTAAGATAGGTGCAGCAGAGAAGCTGGATCCACAGGACATTACACAGATCCAGCCACAAAAATTAGTACTGAAACTAAGAGTCG GTGAACCTCAgacattttcattaaaatttaaGAGAGCTGAAGACTATCCCATTGACCTTTATTATCTTATGGACCTCTCCTATTCTATGAAAGATGATTTAGAGAATGTGAAAAGTCTTGGAACAGCTCTGATGTTAGAAATGGAAAAGATAACTTCAGACTTTCGAATTG GCTTTGGCTCTTTTGTGGAGAAAACTGTGATGCCATATATAAGTACAACACCAGCCAAACTCAGGAATCCTTGTACAGGTGACCAGAACTGTACAAGTCCATTTAGCTATAAAAATGTGCTCAGCCTTACTAGTGAAGGAAATAAATTCAATGAACTTGTAGGTAAACAGCACATTTCTGGGAATTTAGATTCTCCTGAAGGTGGATTTGATGCAATAATGCAAGTTGCAGTTTGTGGG gaacaaattGGCTGGAGAAATGTTACAAGACTGTTGGTGTTCTCCACGGATGCTGGATTTCACTTTGCAGGAGATGGGAAACTTGGTGGAATTGTCTTACCAAATGATGGGAAGTGCCATCTAGAAAATAATATGTACACAATGAGCCACTATTAT GATTATCCTTCTATTGCTCATCTGGTACAGAAGCTTAGCGAGAACAACATTCAGACAATCTTTGCTGTTACTGAAGAGTTTCAGGCCGTTTATAAG GAATTGAAAAATCTGATACCAAAATCAGCAGTGGGAACATTGTCTTCAAACTCCAGCAATGTGATTCAGCTGATCATTGATGCATACAAT tccctttcttcagaggTTATCCTGGAAAACACTAAGCTCCCAAAAGGAGTCACAATCAGTTATAAATCCTTCTGCAAGAATGGAGTGAATGACACACAAGAAGATGGGAGGAAATGTTCTAACATTTCAATTGGAGATGAG gTTAAATTTGAGATTAATGTAACAGCTAATGAATGTCCACAGAAAGgacaaaatgaaacaacaacaacaattagAATTAAACCCCTGGGATTCACTGAAGAAGTGGAAATTAATCTCCAGTTCATTTGTGAATGTCAGTGTCAAGGTGAAGGAGAACCTAACAGTCCTATCTGCCACGAAGGAAATGGAACATTTGAATGTGGTGCATGCAG ATGTAACGAAGGTCGTATTGGAAGACTATGCGAATGTAGTACAGATGAAGTAAATAGTGAGGATATGGatgcttactgcaggagagagaacagcacagaaatatGCAGTAACAATGGAGAGTGCATTTGTGGACAATGTGTAtgcaagaagagagaaaacaccAATGAAGTCTATTCTGGCAAATACTGTGAATGTGATAACTTCAACTGTGATCGATCAAATGGTTTGATCTGTGGAG GAAATGGTATCTGCAAGTGCAGAGTGTGTGAGTGTTTCCCCAACTTCACTGGCAGTGCCTGCGATTGTTCTTTGGATACCACTCCGTGCATGGCATCCAATGGGCAGATTTGCAACGGGAGAGGAACCTGTGAATGTGGCACCTGCAATTGTACAGATCCCAAGTTCCAGGGCCCCACGTGTGAAATGTGTCAGACTTGCCTTGGTGTCTGTGCAGAGCATAA GGACTGTGTTCAGTGCAGAGCTTTTGataagggagaaaagaaggaaatctgTTCTCAGGAGTGTATGTACTTCAACATGACACGGGTAGAAAACCGCGACAAGCTGCCACAGCCCGGCCAGCCTGACCCACTGTCTCACTGCAAAGAGAAGGATGTGGATGACTGCTGGTTCTACTTCACCTATTCTGTCAACTCAAATGGTGAAGCCAATGTCCATGTGGTAGAGACACCAG AGTGCCCCAGCGGCCCTGACATCATTCCCATTGTAGCTGGTGTGGTTGCTGGAATTGTTCTTATTGGACTTGCTTTATTATTGATTTGGAAACTGCTAATGATCATTCATGACAGAAGAGAATTTGCTAAATTTGAAAAGGAGAAGATGAATGCCAAGTGGGATACG GGTGAAAATCCTATTTACAAGAGTGCAGTGACAACCGTGGTCAATCCTAAATATGAGGGAAAATGA